A window of the Gossypium hirsutum isolate 1008001.06 chromosome A05, Gossypium_hirsutum_v2.1, whole genome shotgun sequence genome harbors these coding sequences:
- the LOC121228899 gene encoding putative 1-phosphatidylinositol-3-phosphate 5-kinase FAB1D, whose product MSIRPDWLKEESENICGYSVLTVYTKRMVMFREVATFLVQLRSQFAVVGCCCFYFFFICSIGKKLQLNIQNVVANNGNVNLGSHKLLSSNRLRWDLLLEACIWDRHLHSLLLPNPTVVVAGANNKAVVEQLKLHTDSADGEDSGRESKPIDGDKGSENTGNKKAYSGSLVGGNKFPGYELSSNIPVKKSEGCDSIQGGVTEVENIENPKVDAVTKSSEPESVVAHDISVCSHFGDENYQTEDATISGPLQVDRTILISNDLDDNDSMIDSNESKIDGSPHSLLSSLENVNGWFWMPFSEIRQIYMKDLQRGNVPKFESISGYTPQIPTGCQLIREEASRLRIPLGTTDYIVSDYEGELSSIIACALALLKDLPAGTEVSNQDGRRDRLVESLRSLSRVPILTSLYWSSSGSSNSESVSSLSISSEKSCSSFDGLSLLDSLVPPDAHNIGVSLGVSKSLGKGKYSVFYLYTNQFRDLRERCCPSELDYIASLSRCRNWDAKGGKSVSFFAKTLDDRFIIKEIQKTKYESFEKFALHYFKYMNQSFESGSQTCLAKVLGIYQVIVRQPKTGKETRHDLMVMENLTFGRNITRQYDLKGALHARFNSAAEGSGDVLLDQNFVNDMNSSPLYVSNQAKRLLQQAV is encoded by the exons ATGTCAATCAGACCAGATTGGCTGAAGGAAGAATCCGAGAATATATGTGGATATTCTGTTCTTACT GTTTATACAAAAAGAATGGTAATGTTCAGAGAGGTTGCAACCTTTTTGGTTCAGCTAAGGTCTCAGTTTGCGG TTGTTGGGTGTTGTTGCTTTTACTTCTTTTTCATATGTTCCATTGGGAAAAAATTGCAGCTAAACATTCAGAATGTTGTTGCAAATAATGGAAATGTAAACTTAGGTTCTCACAAACTCCTCAGCTCGAACAGACTAAGGTGGGACCTTCTTTTAGAAGCATGCATTTGGGATCGACACTTGCATTCTCTGCTGCTGCCTAATCCGACAGTAGTAGTTGCTGGTGCCAACAACAAAGCAGTGGTGGAGCAGCTGAAGTTGCATACTGATAGTGCTGATGGAGAGGACAGTGGTAGAGAAAGTAAACCTATAGATGGTGATAAAGGTTCTGAAAATACTGGAAATAAGAAAGCTTATTCAGGTTCTTTGGTTGGAGGTAATAAATTTCCTGGTTATGAATTATCTTCAAATATTCCTGTTAAAAAATCTGAAGGATGTGACAGCATACAAGGGGGTGTTACTGAGGTTGAAAACATTGAAAACCCAAAAGTAGATGCTGTTACGAAATCATCTGAACCAGAGTCCGTTGTGGCACATGATATTTCTGTTTGTTCCCATTTTGGTGATGAGAACTATCAAACAGAAGATGCAACTATATCAGGTCCTTTACAAGTGGATAGAACAATCTTAATTTCCAATGATCTTGATGACAATGATTCTATGATTGATTCAAATGAATCAAAGATTGATGGATCTCCGCATTCCTTACTATCCAGTTTAGAAAATGTAAATGGATGGTTCTGGATGCCTTTTTCTGAAATCAGACAGATATACATGAAGGACCTTCAAAGAGGAAATGTCCCCAAGTTTGAATCCATCAGTGGTTATACTCCACAAATACCCACAGGCTGTCAATTAATCAGGGAGGAAGCATCAAGGCTACGCATACCTCTAGGAACTACTGATTATATTGTGTCAGATTATGAAGGTGAACTCTCGAGTATAATTGCTTGTGCATTGGCATTGCTGAAAGATCTGCCTGCTGGAACTGAAGTGTCTAATCAAGATGGGAGGAGAGACAGACTAGTTGAAAGTTTACGAAGCCTAAGTCGTGTTCCTATTTTAACGTCCCTGTATTGGTCGTCCAGTGGTTCCTCTAATTCAGAGTCTGTCTCTAGTCTGAGTATTTCTTCAGAAAAGTCGTGCTCCAGTTTTGATGGGTTAAGCTTGTTGGATTCTCTAGTTCCTCCTGATGCGCATAACATAGGGGTTTCTCTAGGGGTTTCAAAATCACTTGGGAAGGGTAAATACTCGgtattttatttatatactaACCAGTTTCGTGATCTTCGAGAGCGATGCTGCCCTTCAGAGCTTGATTATATTGCTTCCCTTAGCCGATGCAGAAATTGGGATGCCAAAGGAGGGAAGAGCGTGTCattttttgctaaaacacttGATGATAGGTTTATTATAAAAGAAATCCAGAAGACAAAATATGAATCATTTGAGAAGTTTGCTTTACATTATTTCAAGTACATGAACCAATCATTTGAGTCTGGAAGCCAAACTTGCCTTGCTAAAGTTCTTGGGATTTATCAG gtaATAGTAAGACAGCCTAAAACAGGGAAAGAGACAAGACATGATCTTATGGTGATGGAGAATCTTACCTTCGGTAGAAATATTACTCGCCAGTATGATCTTAAAGGGGCCTTGCACGCTCGATTCAATTCAGCTGCTGAGGGTTCTGGAGATGTTCTTTTGGATCAGAACTTTGTCAATGACATGAATTCCTCTCCATTATATGTTAGTAATCAAGCCAAGCGTCTCTTGCAACAGGCTGTATAG